Proteins encoded together in one Impatiens glandulifera chromosome 1, dImpGla2.1, whole genome shotgun sequence window:
- the LOC124915977 gene encoding uncharacterized protein LOC124915977 has protein sequence MVGESIVATVNGMKFSFDEAVYAEFFELPTEGHLFDLILSSEIMEEMKRTISADGSIIHVNGLKKAFKPHFILLNDVVAKINSPKVYTALIVANTLMRLKNNLESASGASSYQTGGKPSTRSKPSASVMSTGAKRTKTLPAELCKKPQSAFELMRSRRQTSGIVIGEPRPTPKPVEVVGKGKKIATQAPEKVSEATWIVDLILEQVKVITVEKLEIYESWSMERLSSKYNESLPNSAITKEWKKRVANEKKVLKWTRTSEVAESLKRNDLVEVCLYEKALFPIFEARKANFNSAEKGSEVEMKVLKKLNDILDSYVSVASRHIHGADCSGAEPLNDDEAMDILDAENDADELDADQNATYKKPRLFPDTIVGNVHENINIPIHYSGNMYERFQRVEDEIAEEERDEAAKKAEMNQPEQSLQIHTNFESIQSMAVEFEEISSHEESSAGGNKVLRSIRSMLSSIQKTMTQAMNSKEEEREGFNKIIKVLTKLDNTLKKNTYETHVANLNFSKFEKQLFSRQTELLDIERQFNDERHKETLEEFCLVKNHWAAAAEEILQVSAAAEGDSSKATVVFGRAAPQGLRWSSAGRRRKVFGGLRQGGGAASSHTDAKLDELTKDVNEIKTEVKLIKENQQFIITLLGEIKEQKNSGGEEKEEAGTSALDTEKRTRTKTKKKNNDVALDTEKRTTKRKNDDVALDNEKRTKRKNDEVMNKWNNDEEMKKSKYDDVDEIKRKKNERNERQERLTNLAKKRKTDELAKKRNTDDELAKKRELAKKRKSKKV, from the exons atggtgggtgaatccatcgtagcaaccgtcaacggaatGAAGTTCTCATTCGATgaagcagtttatgcggagttctttgaacttccgacggaggggcACTTATTCGACCTGATCCtttcttcagaaatcatggaggagatgaagagaacCATTTCTGCCGATGGTTCGATAATCCATGTAAATGGACTCAAGAAGGCGTTCAAACCGCATTTCATTCTactgaacgacgtggtggcaaaG atcaactctccaaaAGTATATACTGCCCTTATAGTGGCTAACACACTGAtgaggttgaagaacaaccttgaatctgcatctggtgcttcTAGTTATCAAACTGGTGGAAAACCTTCTACCCGATCCAAACCTTCTGCTTCTgttatgtcaacaggggcaaagagaacgaAAACG cttcctgctgagcttTGTAAGAAACCTCAATCTGCGTTTGAACTGATGCGTTCCAGAAGACAGACAAGTGGAATCGTGATCGGTGAACCTAGACCTactccaaaacccgtagaggttgttggaaaaggaaagaaaatcGCAACTCAAGCTCCCGAAaaggtatcggaggcaacatGGATTGTTGACCTCATCTTAGAGCAAGTTAAAGTTATTACGGTTGAGAAACTGGAGATTTATGAATCTTGGTCCATGGAGAGACTGTCATCCAAGTATAATGAATCTTTGCCAAACTCTGCTATaacaaaagaatggaagaagcggGTGGCAAACGAAAAGAAAGTTCTGAAATGGACAAGAACTTCAGAGGTTGCTGAGTCTcttaagagaaatgatttagTGGAAGTTTGTCTGTATGAAAAAGCTCTTTTCCCAATCTTCGAAGCTAGGAAAGCTAATTTCAATTCTGCTGAGAAAGGATCTGAAGTGGAAATGAAAGTTTTGAAGAAGCTAAACGATATCTTGGACAGTTACGTCTCTGTAGCTTCTcgacacattcatggcgccgattgctctggcgcagaacctctcaatgaTGATGAAGCTATGGATATTCTAGATGCTGAGAATGatgctgatgagctagatgct gatcaaaATGCTACATATAAGAAGCCCCGtctatttcccgacaccattgtgggaaatgttcacgaaaacatcaatATTCCTattcactactctggaaatatgtatgagagatttcagagagttGAAGATGAAATAGCTGAAGAAGAGCGAGATGAAGCTGCTAAGAAAGCCGAAAtgaatcaaccggagcaatccttgcagattcaCACAAACTTTGAGTCAATTCAGAGCATGGCAGTAGAgtttgaagagatctcatctcaTGAAGAGTCCTCTGCCGGAGGAAACAAGGTGTTAAGATCTATAAGGTCTATGCTCTCATCGATTCAGAAGACCATGACACAGGCCATGAACtcgaaggaagaagaaagagagggatTTAACAAGATTATCAAGGTCCTTACTAAATTGGAcaacactttgaagaagaacacatatgagactcatgtcgCAAATCTAAacttctcaaagtttgaaaagcaactcTTTAGCCGTCAAACTGAATTActggacattgaaaggcaattCAATGATGAACGTCACAAGGAGACCTTAGAAGAATTTTGTCTAGTGAAGAATCACTG GGCGGCGGCGGCAGAGGAGATTCTTCAAGTTTCGGCGGCGGCAGAGGGCGATTCTTCAAAGGCTACGGTGGTCTTCGGCAGGGCGGCACCGCAAGGTCTTCGGTGGTCTTCGGCAGGGCGGCGGCGCAAGGTCTTCGGTGGTCTTCGGCAAGGAGGCGGCGCGGCGTCTT CCCATACTGATGCCAAACTTGATGAGCTGACAAAGGATGTAAATGAGATTAAAACTGAAGTCAAGCTCATTAAGGAGAATCAACaatttataataacattattggGTGAAATAAAGGAACAAAAGAATAGTGGAggggaagaaaaagaagaggcaGGTACTAGTGCACTTGATACTGAGAAGAGGACGAggacgaagacgaagaagaagaataatgatgTTGCACTTGATACTGAGAAGAGGACGACGAAgaggaagaatgatgatgttgcACTTGATAATGAGAAGAGGACGAAGAGGAAGAATGATGAGGTGATGAACAAGTGGAATAATGATgaggagatgaagaagagtaaGTACGATGATGTTGATGAGATTAAGAGAAAGAAGAATGAGAGAAATGAGAGGCAGGAGAGGCTGACGAACTTGGCAAAGAAGAGGAAGACTGAtgagttggccaagaagaggaATACGGATGAtgagttggccaagaagagggagttggccaagaagaggaAGTCGAAAAAGGTATAA